In bacterium, the sequence CGGAATCGGAATTCATGGTTCGAGGCCGCGGCTACGTACAGAGCGTTCGCGATCTGGAGGAGATCGCGATCCGTGCCGAGGCGGGTGGTACACCCATCCTGCTTCGCAACATCGCGACCGTCTCCCTGGGCCCGGAGCTGCGACGTGGCCTGACGGATCTCGATGGAGAGGGTGAAGTCGCCGCGGGAATCGTGGTCATGCGCTTCGGGGAAAATGCGCTCCAGACGATTCAGCGCGTCAAGGCGCGTCTCGAAGAGCTGAAAGCCTCCCTCCCTGAAGGCGTCGAGATCGTTCCCGTCTACGACCGTGCGCCGCTGATCGAACGAGCCATCGCCAACCTCGAAGAGAAACTCCTGCAGCAGGGGCTCATCGTTGCGCTCATCTGTTCTGTCTTTCTCTTCCATCTTCGCAGCGCGCTGGTGGCCATCCTGATTCTTCCACTGGGCATCCTGGTCTCGTTCATCGTGATGTACCACCAGGGGATCAACGCGAACATCATGTCCCTTGGCGGCATCGCCATCGCCATCGGGACGATGATCGATGCCGGGATCGTGATGGTCGAGAACGCCCATCGACATCTCGAAAGGGACGGCGGAAAGCGCCCTCGCAAGGAGATTCTCATCGAAGCCGCCAGCGAGGTCGGCCCATCGCTCTTCTTCTCCTTGCTCATCATCACCTTCTCCTTCCTGCCCATCTTCGCGCTGGAGGCCCAGGAGGGCCGGCTCTTCAGACCCCTCGCATTCACGAAGACCTATGCCATGGCGGGGGCGGCGTTGCTCTCGATCACGGTCGTTCCTGCACTGATGGTCTGGATGCTTCGCGGGCGGATCCTGCCGGAGGATCGCAACCCGTTGAACCGTGCGATCCTGCGTTTCTATCGCCCGCTCCTTCGAGGTGCGCTGCAGTTTCGCTGGATCGTGCTTGGAGTCGCGCTGCTTACACTTCCCGTCGGCGTCTTCACCTGCGGGCGGCTGGGAAGCGAGTTCATGCCGCCTCTGGATGAAGGCGACCTCCTCTACATGCCCACCACGTTGCCCGGTCTCTCGATCACCAAGGCCAAGGAGATTCTCCAGCAGACGGATCGGATCATTGCGAGTTTTCCCGAGGTCGAACGCGTCTTCGGAAAGGTAGGACGAGCCGAGACGGCTACGGATCCGGCCCCGCTCTCGATGCTCGAGACGACCATCACGCTCCGTCCTCGTGCAGAGTGGCGGGAGGGCATGACCACCCAGAAGCTCATCGCCGAACTCGATCGGGCGATCCCGTTTCCCGGTGTCACCAACGCCTGGACCATGCCGATCAAGACGCGCATCGACATGCTCTCGACGGGAATCAAGACACCGGTGGGCATCAAGATCGCCGGTCCCGAACTCCTGGAGCTCGAGCGGATCGGGCGCGAGGTGGAGGCGAAACTCGGAAGCGTCCCGGGTACGCAGAGCGTCTTCGCAGAGCGCGTCGTCGGAGGGAACTATCTCGACATCGAGATCAACCGACCCCGGATCGCCCGCCATGGGCTCACGGTCGGAGACGTTCAGGATGTCATCCAGACCGCCATCGGCGGCATGAACGTTAGCCAGACGATCGAAGGGCTCGAGCGCTACCCCATCAATCTGCGTTACAGCCGCGAACTGCGGGATGATCTCTCGTCCCTCCGGCGTGTCTTGATCTCGACTCCGGATGGCGCCCAGATCCCACTCGGGCAGCTCGCAACGTTCGAGTTCATCAAGGGTCCGCCTTCGATCAAGACGGAAAACGCACGCCCGAACGCCTGGGTCTACATCGACCTGGAAGGCGTCGACATAGGGACCTACGTCTCGGAGGCCAAGCGGATTCTTGCGGAGAGCCTGGAGCTTCCGACCGGCTACACCCTGACCTGGAGCGGGCAGTACGAATACCTGGAACGGACTGCGCTGCGATTGCTCTTGATCGCCCCGATCACCCTCGGGATCATCTTCCTGCTGCTCTACGTCAACTTTCGGCGGATCAGCGACACCCTGATGGTGATCGGCTGCATCCCCTTCGCCATGGTCGGAGGCGTCCTGCTCCTCTGGCTATTGGACTACGACGTCAGCGCCGCCGTCGGTGCCGGGTTCCTGGCCCTCATGGGCCTCACCGCGGAAACAGGCGTCATCATGTTGCTCTTCCTGAACCAGGCCCGCGACCGGTTCCAGGCTGAGGAGAAGCTCCGAGACCGCTCCGATCTCTGGGATGCCATTGTCGCCGGTGCGACCGATCGCGCGAGGCCGCTGTTGATGACCGTGGCCTCCGACGTGATCGGATTGCTTCCCATCATGTGGGGGGCGGGTACCGGGTCGGAGACGATGCGACGCATCGCGGCCCCGATGGTAGGCGGAGTGCTCACGGCGACGATCGCGACGCTCATCCTTCTGCCGATCGTGTATTCAGCGGTGCATGGCTGGCGCCTGCCGCGCAAGGCCGAGGAAATCACATCGGAGCCCGGTATTTGAAGGATGCGCCGTAGGCACGATCACCCCCTCCGATCGCGGGCCCCTCGTTTGGCCCGCGCCTCCTTCGGAGCCTTTCTTGCCGGGCGCTTTCGGGCTCCCGGGCCGATCGCGGATTCGTAGCGTGCAATGAACTCCGTCACCGGTACGCCTTGGATCGCCTCACCCACCACCTCAAGCGGCACGTCCTCGAGCTTCTTGAATCGCACGCATGACTTCCCCATATCGAGCTTCTTGCCCGTCGCCTTCCACGCCCGAACGAACCGGTCCCGATGTTCCTCATCGCTGTAGATGCACATGAGGTAGATCGACATGTGGTTCTTCTGGTTCGCCAGCGAGGCAAAAGGAAGCGGTTGCGACGGATCCGCGTGGTATCCCGCTGGATACACGCTATGCGGAACGAAGTACCCGATCATTCCGTACTGGATCCCCTCGGCATAGCCTTTGGGAAGGTTCTTCTTGATCGTCTTGCGTACCGATTCGAGCGCCTCGCGGCGATCGGCGGGGAGACTCGCGAGGTACTCGGCAACCGTTGTCGGCTTCTTGGCCACATCGCGAGCCTACCACGGCCGGCCGGGGGCGATGTCCGACGTGCCTCGGCCGCCTGGCATCGGAGAACGTCTTCGAGCCCGAGAAGCCCGCTCTCCCTGAACGAACAAGACCCGGCCTGGGTTTCCCCGGGCCGGGCCTTCAACGTGCTTGGCTTCTGCCGGCTCAGTCCGAAGCGAGCGCCAGCTCGCCTAGCGCCGTGCCCGAATCTCCTTCGCGGAGGCGGGCAAGCGCGCGGGCTTCCAGCTGACGAGCTCGTTCTCGCGAGAGGCCGAGCTTGTCTCCGATCTCCTGGAGCGTGTGCTCTCGGCCACCGTCGAGCCCGAAGCGCCAGAGCAGGATCTGCCGCTCGCGATCCGGCAACCGCTCCACCGCCGTGAGCGCAGTGCGCTCGAGACGTGTGCGGTCCAGATCATCCATGGGCGTTCCGGCGTTCGTATCGGCAACCAGCTGCTCGAGCCGGCGCGGCCGACTCGAATCCTTGCCAGCCACCTCGGCGTCGAGGCTCACGGGCTCCGCTGCCATCATCTCCAGCTCTTCGACCCGATCCACCGGGATGTCCATCTCATGGGCCACCTCGGCATGGGTCGGATCGCGTTGGAGCTCCTTCGCCAGCCGCGCCTTCGTCTGGTCGAACCAGCGCAGCGTGTCGTAGTGATGGCTCGGGATGCGAATCGTCCGGGAGTGGTTCTGGATGGCGCGGATCAGCGCCTGCCGGATCCACCAGACCGCGTAGGTCGAGAATCGGAAGCCGCGCCGCCAATCGAACTTCTCGACGGCTCGGATCAGCCCCGTGTTCCCTTCCTGGATCAGGTCCGGGAAGGAGAGCCCGAGGTTCCGGAAATCCTTCGCGACCACCACGACCAGTTTCAGGTTGTGCTGAACGAAGCGATTCTTGGCGTCGCTCATGCGATCGAAGGCATCATCGAGCGCCGCTACGCGTTGCTTGTACTCGGCCGTCTCGAGCAGAACCACGCTTGCAAGCTTCGCAACCTGCCCACGATGGGTCCGCCGCAGCTCCTCGAAGCTACTGAGCACCCGGCGCAGCAGCTCGATGGAGAGATCCGCCTCGTGCAGCAGCTTGACCGATCGCTTGTCGAGCCGGCGAAGCGCCGCGGGGTCCGTATCTCCGTCCTCGAAGAGCTTGGCACGGCGCAGCATCTGGCGTTCCAGCTTGACCAGAGCTGCGTCCAGACATTCGCCCGCCTCCGTGGCGCGATCGCCGAAGGATTCGGAGAGCCGG encodes:
- a CDS encoding efflux RND transporter permease subunit; this encodes MLKRIVEASANNPFFVAIEIVTLLAWGAYAVLNTPLDAIPDLSDIQVIVFTEVPGQAPQVVEDQVTYPLTTAMLAVPFAKVVRGYSFFGSSFVYIIFEDGTDLYWARSRVLEALNFVSGRLPDSVTPTLGPDATGVGWIYEYALVDRTGKRDLSELRSIQDWHLRYELQSVPGVAEVASVGGHIRQYQVELDPNKLAAFGIPLRQVRHAIERSNNEVGGRLLEIAESEFMVRGRGYVQSVRDLEEIAIRAEAGGTPILLRNIATVSLGPELRRGLTDLDGEGEVAAGIVVMRFGENALQTIQRVKARLEELKASLPEGVEIVPVYDRAPLIERAIANLEEKLLQQGLIVALICSVFLFHLRSALVAILILPLGILVSFIVMYHQGINANIMSLGGIAIAIGTMIDAGIVMVENAHRHLERDGGKRPRKEILIEAASEVGPSLFFSLLIITFSFLPIFALEAQEGRLFRPLAFTKTYAMAGAALLSITVVPALMVWMLRGRILPEDRNPLNRAILRFYRPLLRGALQFRWIVLGVALLTLPVGVFTCGRLGSEFMPPLDEGDLLYMPTTLPGLSITKAKEILQQTDRIIASFPEVERVFGKVGRAETATDPAPLSMLETTITLRPRAEWREGMTTQKLIAELDRAIPFPGVTNAWTMPIKTRIDMLSTGIKTPVGIKIAGPELLELERIGREVEAKLGSVPGTQSVFAERVVGGNYLDIEINRPRIARHGLTVGDVQDVIQTAIGGMNVSQTIEGLERYPINLRYSRELRDDLSSLRRVLISTPDGAQIPLGQLATFEFIKGPPSIKTENARPNAWVYIDLEGVDIGTYVSEAKRILAESLELPTGYTLTWSGQYEYLERTALRLLLIAPITLGIIFLLLYVNFRRISDTLMVIGCIPFAMVGGVLLLWLLDYDVSAAVGAGFLALMGLTAETGVIMLLFLNQARDRFQAEEKLRDRSDLWDAIVAGATDRARPLLMTVASDVIGLLPIMWGAGTGSETMRRIAAPMVGGVLTATIATLILLPIVYSAVHGWRLPRKAEEITSEPGI
- a CDS encoding DUF1801 domain-containing protein encodes the protein MAKKPTTVAEYLASLPADRREALESVRKTIKKNLPKGYAEGIQYGMIGYFVPHSVYPAGYHADPSQPLPFASLANQKNHMSIYLMCIYSDEEHRDRFVRAWKATGKKLDMGKSCVRFKKLEDVPLEVVGEAIQGVPVTEFIARYESAIGPGARKRPARKAPKEARAKRGARDRRG
- a CDS encoding sigma-70 family RNA polymerase sigma factor, with protein sequence MSQKPNQANERRRPRPARRSLRREDRTANGREAPARPTRAEPLPRQLPPRDDRHDVRREPLAAYLGDIAHIPTLSREEQVLLAKELEAATHAFREGLYGLPWTANELLRVWQSTRKGGRTTSRLSESFGDRATEAGECLDAALVKLERQMLRRAKLFEDGDTDPAALRRLDKRSVKLLHEADLSIELLRRVLSSFEELRRTHRGQVAKLASVVLLETAEYKQRVAALDDAFDRMSDAKNRFVQHNLKLVVVVAKDFRNLGLSFPDLIQEGNTGLIRAVEKFDWRRGFRFSTYAVWWIRQALIRAIQNHSRTIRIPSHHYDTLRWFDQTKARLAKELQRDPTHAEVAHEMDIPVDRVEELEMMAAEPVSLDAEVAGKDSSRPRRLEQLVADTNAGTPMDDLDRTRLERTALTAVERLPDRERQILLWRFGLDGGREHTLQEIGDKLGLSRERARQLEARALARLREGDSGTALGELALASD